In the Arachis hypogaea cultivar Tifrunner chromosome 20, arahy.Tifrunner.gnm2.J5K5, whole genome shotgun sequence genome, AGATAAACGAAAAAGTAGCTAGTTACATATATTTGATTATGGAAGAATTGTTTTTTTAGCTCAttttacgtgtacactaaaaattaattattaaattagttattaatataaaatatatattaaaaaataaaattcacattagAAATGAGTTTAACAACAAATACATTTATATTTTATGCACAAAATTATagcattttttatttgaattttctttttaagATGTATTTTTACTAATAGAAACTCATTGCAAAGAGACGctagtgttttattttttttgggtaacactttctcttatAATCAATTTGTTTctgaaaaattattataaaaattgacACGATGATTCCTTATTtcatatttgattttagttagattaaaaaaattgttaaaaatttcCTAGTATCATTATCGGCAATTATTAAGAATACTAAAAGAAAGATTttatagaaaacaataaaaaattttaagcttGTCAATGTTGTTAAATGCATAAACAGTTGGATACGATCCCAACCGGAAGTAACCAAAACCTTATCCTCCTCACTCATTGACTCACTAACTTCTTCAATGGTTGTCTTGTTCGTTATCTCTAACTCCCAAACTCAATTCAATCGCCAGCTCTGAAGTCTATCCCTTCTCCCTCTCGCTATGGCTGCTGCTACAGCTTctgtttcctcttcttcttctatctgcaACAGAATCTACAACCCCACCTTCACCCACACTTCCATTTCACTCACCACCAACTTCCCTCAGAGACCCATCTCCTACAAACCCCTCACCTTCAACCTCAAGCCCCAAAGTTTCAATCTTTTCCCTCTCCCTCTTCACCCTTCCTCCGCTGCATTCGACGGATTCGAAGCCtctcaagaacaagaacaagaacaagaaccaCAACCAGAAGAGACCTCTGAAACACCCCAacaacaagaagagcaaagggTTTCAGATTCCAACGACTCTGGGAGGCTCTATGTTGGAAACTTGCCATATTCAATGACCTCCAACGAATTGTCCGAGCTCTTTGGAGAAGCTGGCACTGTTGTGTCTGTTGAGGTTTTTCtacttttctatttttcctttaATTCTATTTCACATACTTCTGTTTATCCATACATAGCAAGCTAATATTGTTttgtttgattggattctatAGGTTGTGTACGATCGTGTCACGGATAGAAGTAGAGGATTTGCATTTGTTACAATGGGGAGTGTTGGAGATGCTCAAGAAGCAATTCGAATGTTTGATGGCTCGGTAAGTATATAGAATATAATTTAGTCCAGAGGATGAAGAAATTCTAGTCAATTATGATCATCAATAATGTTTCTCATGGAGAGTGCTCTTTCATTTTGCTACCATTGATATTAATATGATTATTGATTGTTAATCTCTATCTATCTATTAATACAATATGGCAAATGGCAACAGATGATTATATAGGATTCCTCTTTGGTTGCTCTAGTGTTCTAGGAGATATCTTGTGGGAAACCATTCATTTTCAATGATTTTAAAATAACTTCAAGGTTCAAAACATTATAAATGAAAATAAGTAGTTGTGCATGTTCCTGAATGTGCTCCAAGAGTATGCAAGTATTTCTTAGTACAACTACTTGCCCATCAAGGACTTGATGAAACTAAGCTTTTTAATCTTATCTGTATGATTGATTGTTGGTTGTATCAACACTAATGTTCATGACCCATGATGGTGACCAGCAAGTTGGCGGTAGGACCGTTAAGGTAAACTTCCCGGAAGTGCCCAAGGGAGGTGAAAGGTTGGTAATGGGGCCGAAAATTCGGAACAACTCCAGAGGCTTTGTAGACAGCCCTCACAAGCTCTATGCTGGAAACCTTGGTTGGAGACTGACTTCAGAGGGTCTTAGAGATGCCTTCGCTGAGCAGCCAGGCTTATTGAGTGCCAAGGTCATCTATGAGAGAGACTCCGGAAGATCACGAGGTTTTGGATTCGTTACTTTTCAAACTGCAGAGGATGTAGAGGCTGCTTTGAATGCTATGAACGGTGTGGTAAGAACAAATTCGGCACATTAGTTCTTCAACTTCAAGTTCATATTATATCTTAATCTGGCTGTATTAACCAACTTTCTTTTTGTACTGTGTTCAGGAGATTGAAGGTCGACCTTTAAGGTTGAATTTGGCTGCAGAGAGAGCACCTTCATCTCCTCCAAGAAGTAATGTTGATAGCTCAGAGTTGTATTCTAGTGCCAGTACATGAGCAATATGGTTAATCAAATTTTGGCCCCTAAATGCATATCATATGGTCTTTTCTCTGAGGTTCCTCCTGCCAAGTGCGAGTCAAATTGGTATCCACCAACTAAACCTTCAGGCAGTGTGTGAGATGTATCAATTATTGAACAAATATTGAACATTTTTAGTGTTGATTGCTAATTATATAGGTTTTGTATTTTACTAAAGACACGTGCTGAGGTTGATCAAGTAATAATCAAGTAAGGATTTATATAAAGTGCTTTCCTTCGTGAAAAATCACATTAATTTTAATCAATCGAACCGTTTCACAACACAGCTTCTATGCAATGCTAGTCTGTCTGAGGCAAAAGCATTTTCAGAAGTCAATTATTAGTTTGACCAAAACCTAAATCGTTTCCAAGTcagtaaatattttaattataattatgccATCACCCAAGTTGATAAATCTGACCAATTAATTAAACCCATTTCTAGCAATTTTATGATTAACATTGTCACTGATAAATATTTGTTTGGTAGAGCTACATAAACGTTTGGTAAAATTGTGTTATTTAAGTCATGCCAATGCATTAACTTTTTAGATGCAGGCACGAATAGGTTCATTGCATTTCATTTAACTCTAGTAATTTCTATTGAAAACCTTGCAAAAAGTTTCTGAATATCATTTCTCAACAGAATAACCCTCAACACAATACTTTAAGATCAATTTCTACCATTGTAAACAACAGGTTTGTAAATACACAATGAGTATGAAAATAGAGTCTTTCGGTTTGTTGCTGTATAAAATCATTCTAGTTTACAGTAGCAGGTTCGTTAACATAGAATGCAATGATCTGTCACACTAAGGAAACTGCCATCTGGAAAACACGTTATGATATGTCGCTTCCCACACTGATTCCCAGCTTTCTCAACACAATGAGGAATTGGACGGCCAAACAGCTCCGAAGAAGCAGATGAGTCTTTATGAAGAATTAGCGCCAGCAAGAAGAGCATCAGCTGCAGAATCCAAGTCTTGAGGGAAGAAAACCCTGCACAGAATTTTTTTAGCACCCCTGACTAGAAAGGGAAATAAATGGAATTGAATTACGATTCTTTTAATTTAAGTTTGTGACAGGTTGCATCCCTGAGCAAACTATTGGTTGTCTCACAAGGAGCTGCACTGGGTTCAATTCCCAACCAAGACTGGGATGTGGTATAAGAACCCTTGATGTGTGTGCATGAGGAGTATATTTAAGTTCCAGGACAAATTGCAAATACCTGCAAGTATTGTGGTACAATGTTTTGCTGAGACTACCGACATCATTGATGCCTTTGCAGCCTGCAACCACCTCAAGAACTTGCCTGAAATATTGCAGTCATGTTATCCGAGTAAGAGGTATTAAAATTCATTCAGACATAAATCTAGAAGAAAATGAATAGAACATGTCCTAGGTTTAAAAATAAGCAATCACAATGATATAAGACTGttaatagagaaaaaaatagacAAAACACAACATAAGCTCTGGCTCCTAGCTTACCTAACTAAACAGGGTTCATTGCGGCCTTTGACAATGCACTCTTGATcatatttctctttcttctttgaaGGCCATGTAGATTTAACAAAACTAATTCCAGCATGAGTATTCTTGATTTCACAGTACGGTGAGTCTGTCTCAATCATCATTTTCTCAACAGGAATATCCCTCACAACATCAAGGTTCTCAGTTGTCTTGAGAGAGCACCCATTTATGCCTGTTAAAGTGCCAAACAAAAGAAATAGATATTGAATCAAACCAAGAGCAAGAAGGGAAACACGCCATTCATATCTTCTACTTTTTAGATAAAAAGTTATGAGAAAACACAGCTTTCCCAAAGTACATATATCATTTTTACCCCGAAGAGCTTGTAATCGGCACCGAAAAATTAGTTGTGGTTATATTTACAGACAGGTAACATTTAAATTAGACATACCTAGGTCTAGGTGACTTCAAATGGTTAACAAGTATAATAAAGCTCAACTATGGATTACCTATGTACATGTTATCAAAGGAAAGAAGCTTATTGCAATCATCCGTGCTACCAGTAAAAGAATGTGCAACTCCAGCAGTGAACCTGACATATAAGCAGAGATTATAAGTCCTTTTCATATATCATAGTGATTACAGTACACCATCATGTGCAAGGAATAAGCCAAAATGAACCATATGAGAGTCCTTTTCATATATTCATAGTGATTATATGTATAGTCAAGGCCTCATCCTTCAAATGAGAGCTTGAGGGTTTGAAATGAAGCATAAGTATCTCCAAGCAACCACACCCTATGTAATTTCCAAAGCAGAAACAACATAGCCAAGGATGGCAACAACAGTTTTTAATCCTTAAAACTAATTTCTCAAACCAGATAGAATCATAAACCAAACAAAGCAGATATTAAAGCAGCCCTATATGAatattaataatttcaaaatatgAGGTCCAACAACCGCACCTGTACTTATTTTTCTCAACAATTTCACAGAAGTCTGCAGCAGCTGCTCGCATGTGTAAAAACATAGGTAGTTTTGTGATATGTGCTAATTCAAACTGCTTTTCGAAATACCTTGCTTTCACCCAAAAAAATTCACATAATCAAACATATTAGGGAAACAAGTacaagaaaagggggaaaagagaTCTTATGTGACATGTTTTAAGAATGGATATGTTGCAAATGCATacttcttttgaatctctgcAGGGCAAAAATGAAGTCTATCATAGTCCAACCCACATTCTCCAACTGCCACGACCTACCATGTGAAGAAGAGAAAGCAGAGTGTATAACTATTATTTCCAAATGGTTACTTGGGCaggatttttttttactttctgaACTAGAGCAAAATTTCAGCCACCATATGGAATAACAACATACAAGATGAAAACGTTTTGGGGGTAACATTTATTAGAAATGAGGCAACTACTATTTTACCTTAAATACTAAATACCAACTACCTAATGAATAAGTCACTTAAGATTCAAAGCCACGCAGGTTAGCATTCAGAAATAACCAGTTAAACTTAAGAATACCTTTCCTTTTTGAATTCCCTCTTTAGCTAGCGACACAAGAGCCTGGAAATGATTTTCTGGATCTCCACTCTCCTCGAATTCCTGAACCAATACACTAATGATGGTTATATACACTTCAATCTAAACTACTTCTCCAAAGAAGAGCTTCCACAGAGAAAAGCAACCTTGCAACGTGTCGGATGCACACCGACTGTGCAGAACAGTCGTCCTATGACACACAAAACACAACAAAATTATCCACATTTGGCATCCGAGATTCATAAAGAGAAAATGATGGTAATGTAACAAACCATCAGTTTCAGCAATTGCAAGTGCTTCCCTCGATTCCTCGAAGGATCCACCGGTTACCTGCAACACAAAAAGCAAGTCCTTCTAACCGTGAAAGTTCCAATAATTTTATTCACAAATCACAATGAAATTGAAGCTTGTGCTCTGATTGAGGGCAAATTTTGTAATTTTCCCCAGAAGTCAGCTATTTTAACATCAGAATTTTCACATTTTATGGCAGTTGATGAAGTAATAGATAATTGAAGTTGGAGTAGACACTATAGGCATCAAAGCATTCTTGAGAAATGGAAAAGTAGCATGtaaaaattgagagag is a window encoding:
- the LOC112784281 gene encoding 33 kDa ribonucleoprotein, chloroplastic, yielding MAAATASVSSSSSICNRIYNPTFTHTSISLTTNFPQRPISYKPLTFNLKPQSFNLFPLPLHPSSAAFDGFEASQEQEQEQEPQPEETSETPQQQEEQRVSDSNDSGRLYVGNLPYSMTSNELSELFGEAGTVVSVEVVYDRVTDRSRGFAFVTMGSVGDAQEAIRMFDGSQVGGRTVKVNFPEVPKGGERLVMGPKIRNNSRGFVDSPHKLYAGNLGWRLTSEGLRDAFAEQPGLLSAKVIYERDSGRSRGFGFVTFQTAEDVEAALNAMNGVEIEGRPLRLNLAAERAPSSPPRSNVDSSELYSSAST
- the LOC112783828 gene encoding uncharacterized protein isoform X2 encodes the protein MACLRESTTASNATLQIYLRFSPDNSKCLKHTDGMFKVTGGSFEESREALAIAETDGRLFCTVGVHPTRCKEFEESGDPENHFQALVSLAKEGIQKGKVVAVGECGLDYDRLHFCPAEIQKKYFEKQFELAHITKLPMFLHMRAAAADFCEIVEKNKYRFTAGVAHSFTGSTDDCNKLLSFDNMYIGINGCSLKTTENLDVVRDIPVEKMMIETDSPYCEIKNTHAGISFVKSTWPSKKKEKYDQECIVKGRNEPCLVRQVLEVVAGCKGINDVGSLSKTLYHNTCRVFFPQDLDSAADALLAGANSS
- the LOC112783828 gene encoding uncharacterized protein isoform X1, giving the protein MACLRESTTASNATLQIYLRFSPDNSKCLKHTDGMFKVDRIIVTGGSFEESREALAIAETDGRLFCTVGVHPTRCKEFEESGDPENHFQALVSLAKEGIQKGKVVAVGECGLDYDRLHFCPAEIQKKYFEKQFELAHITKLPMFLHMRAAAADFCEIVEKNKYRFTAGVAHSFTGSTDDCNKLLSFDNMYIGINGCSLKTTENLDVVRDIPVEKMMIETDSPYCEIKNTHAGISFVKSTWPSKKKEKYDQECIVKGRNEPCLVRQVLEVVAGCKGINDVGSLSKTLYHNTCRVFFPQDLDSAADALLAGANSS